A window of the Parabacteroides merdae ATCC 43184 genome harbors these coding sequences:
- a CDS encoding SusC/RagA family TonB-linked outer membrane protein, with protein MNRQLRGNLPPNEKANGKNRFLSLLLLFMAFISVQVYAQDVKVSGTVIAEADKFPIIGANIVVKGTTIGTVTDIDGNFSLDVPQNSTIAISYIGCETQEIKITGAKTLNIVLKDNAIGLDDVVVIGYGSQRKSDLTGGIVAVGEEKLQMVTTNNLMDKLAGQIPGMNVTTSNAKPGEDQSLRVRGENSLSADNSPLIVMDGIPYSGSLGDIDPDIIENMSVLKDASSAAIYGSRGANGVILIQTKKGKKGAPTVSYKGQVGMQQAQHRIDMMKGAEYVKYTQDYNRMKYGYSGDQLDPLVLLNPSERANYQNGSELDWQDIMFRNALTTSHQISISGGTEATTYMASISHLREDGVMENTGLKRTNIALNITQVLNKWLTVGMGTQAIQKEFGGEQPYLEAGLKMSPYGIYKDENDRYVDYPMDQTLFYNPMANIDATNDKTNRNVFISTFAEIQFPIDGLSFRTNFGYNYRNNFVGSYYGRNTLSGKKVNGSASIENIHYYDYTWENLLKYNKTFGLHKIDATALFSMQETTKKEAKESGESFVNDDSEYHNMAGAEKNKEITSKLTETAMLSYMLRLNYSYANKYLLTLTGRSDGYSAFGKNNKYAFFPSVAAAWNISSEEFMESQTNYLDMLKIRLSWGSNGNQAINPYQTLDRLTLTNYIWGDNGTVVNGAYLPTNGVGNPNLRWETSRTINAGIDFSFFNGRLSGNIDMYVVNTSDLLMSRTVPYMNGYKSIMDNVGKTRNKGVEIALNSVNFQNNDFRWTTNVNFSLNRDKIIELRGDGKDDITNKWFIGEPLRVFYDYNVVGTWQENETYVENGHTISWDAESGKFLNEEGKEYQKGAVPGSAKLEDKDGNGSITADDKKIIGSKLPSFLLSMGNRFDYKNIYFSFLLNGVFGQTKELHDYNFDRWMPTYNYISGMDYWTPENPTNEMTSPAYVPYDKHSFYKKMNYVNIKNITIGYTFPKTTLSAIGISSLSINASVNNLYTFSNIDNWLNLEDSDANRNVLVTYPTARSYMFGLNLTF; from the coding sequence ATGAACAGACAACTACGAGGGAATTTGCCTCCCAACGAAAAGGCAAACGGGAAGAACCGGTTTCTTTCCTTATTATTACTCTTTATGGCGTTTATATCCGTACAGGTATATGCGCAGGACGTCAAAGTTTCCGGTACGGTTATCGCGGAAGCTGACAAATTTCCGATTATCGGGGCTAACATTGTTGTAAAGGGTACGACGATCGGTACTGTTACCGATATAGATGGTAATTTCTCCCTTGACGTTCCCCAGAACTCGACAATCGCTATCTCTTACATCGGTTGTGAAACGCAAGAAATCAAGATTACAGGAGCAAAAACATTGAACATTGTTCTAAAAGACAATGCGATCGGTTTGGACGACGTTGTCGTTATCGGTTACGGTTCGCAACGCAAATCAGACTTGACGGGCGGTATCGTGGCTGTTGGCGAAGAAAAACTCCAGATGGTTACGACAAACAATTTGATGGATAAATTGGCCGGACAAATCCCTGGTATGAACGTGACAACCAGCAACGCCAAACCTGGTGAAGACCAGTCTTTGCGTGTCCGCGGTGAAAATTCGTTGAGTGCGGACAATTCTCCGCTGATCGTCATGGACGGTATCCCTTACAGCGGATCTTTAGGTGACATTGATCCGGATATCATCGAGAATATGTCTGTATTGAAAGATGCATCTTCAGCTGCCATTTACGGTTCACGCGGTGCAAACGGCGTAATCCTGATTCAGACCAAAAAAGGTAAAAAAGGAGCACCAACAGTCTCATATAAAGGACAAGTCGGCATGCAACAAGCACAACATCGTATCGATATGATGAAAGGAGCCGAATATGTAAAATACACACAAGACTACAACCGCATGAAATACGGTTATTCTGGAGATCAACTCGATCCGCTTGTACTTTTGAATCCGAGTGAACGTGCGAACTATCAGAACGGTTCTGAGTTGGACTGGCAAGACATCATGTTCCGTAATGCTTTAACCACCAGTCATCAGATCAGCATTTCCGGAGGGACGGAAGCTACAACCTATATGGCATCAATCTCTCACTTAAGAGAAGATGGCGTTATGGAAAACACAGGTTTAAAACGTACTAACATCGCATTGAACATTACACAGGTTTTAAATAAATGGTTAACTGTCGGAATGGGAACGCAAGCGATCCAAAAAGAATTCGGCGGAGAGCAACCTTATTTGGAGGCTGGGTTGAAAATGAGTCCTTATGGCATTTATAAAGATGAAAATGATCGTTACGTCGACTATCCAATGGACCAAACTTTGTTCTACAATCCAATGGCCAATATTGATGCGACGAACGACAAAACAAATCGTAATGTATTCATTTCAACTTTTGCAGAAATTCAATTCCCGATTGACGGTCTGTCATTCCGTACAAACTTCGGTTACAACTACCGCAATAATTTTGTAGGATCTTATTACGGAAGAAATACTCTTTCGGGTAAAAAGGTGAATGGTTCCGCTTCTATAGAGAATATCCACTATTATGATTACACATGGGAAAATCTCTTGAAATATAATAAGACATTCGGTTTGCATAAAATTGATGCCACCGCCTTGTTCAGTATGCAGGAAACAACCAAAAAGGAAGCAAAAGAATCAGGCGAAAGTTTTGTAAACGACGATTCCGAATACCACAATATGGCTGGTGCCGAGAAAAATAAAGAAATCACATCCAAACTGACAGAAACGGCAATGCTGTCTTATATGTTACGTTTGAACTATTCATACGCCAACAAGTATTTGTTGACACTGACAGGACGTTCCGATGGTTACTCCGCATTTGGAAAGAACAACAAATATGCATTCTTCCCTTCCGTTGCCGCAGCATGGAATATCTCTTCCGAAGAGTTTATGGAAAGCCAGACAAATTATTTGGACATGCTGAAAATCCGTCTTTCATGGGGTTCAAACGGTAACCAGGCCATCAATCCTTATCAGACGCTTGACCGTTTGACACTGACCAACTACATTTGGGGCGACAACGGAACGGTTGTAAACGGAGCTTACCTGCCTACAAACGGTGTTGGGAACCCAAACCTGAGATGGGAAACCTCACGCACGATCAATGCAGGTATCGACTTCAGTTTCTTCAACGGACGTCTTTCCGGTAACATTGACATGTATGTGGTCAACACAAGCGACTTGTTGATGAGCCGTACAGTTCCTTACATGAACGGTTACAAATCCATTATGGACAACGTAGGTAAAACCCGTAACAAGGGTGTTGAAATCGCATTGAACTCCGTCAACTTCCAAAACAATGATTTCCGTTGGACCACAAACGTCAATTTCTCGCTGAACCGCGACAAAATTATTGAACTGCGCGGTGATGGCAAAGACGATATCACAAACAAATGGTTCATCGGAGAACCGCTGCGTGTATTCTACGATTACAATGTCGTTGGGACATGGCAGGAAAACGAAACATATGTTGAAAACGGACATACGATCAGCTGGGATGCCGAAAGCGGCAAGTTCCTGAATGAAGAAGGAAAAGAATACCAAAAAGGCGCTGTCCCCGGTTCTGCTAAACTGGAAGACAAAGACGGAAACGGCTCTATCACAGCCGATGACAAGAAAATCATCGGTTCCAAACTGCCCAGCTTCCTGCTGTCAATGGGTAACCGCTTCGATTACAAAAACATCTACTTCTCTTTCTTGCTGAACGGAGTGTTCGGACAGACAAAAGAATTACATGACTACAACTTCGACCGCTGGATGCCGACATACAACTACATAAGCGGTATGGACTACTGGACACCGGAAAATCCGACAAACGAAATGACATCTCCTGCTTATGTTCCTTACGATAAACATTCATTCTACAAAAAAATGAATTACGTCAATATCAAGAACATCACGATCGGATACACGTTCCCGAAGACAACATTAAGTGCAATTGGAATCAGCTCGCTGAGTATCAATGCAAGTGTCAACAACCTCTATACTTTCAGTAACATCGACAACTGGCTGAACTTAGAAGATAGCGATGCTAACAGAAATGTTCTCGTTACCTACCCGACAGCCCGTTCTTACATGTTTGGATTAAATCTTACTTTCTAA
- a CDS encoding SUMF1/EgtB/PvdO family nonheme iron enzyme produces MKHKVCLLFTFLSLSVSGISATNGQDSIRQIQLSDLEVQIRWVNPTAIRAYLDDTKTALGGKAPALYEKLSRLETLLPGVRQAFSDKVSSNATDEVIGQAQEILALKREIILANPLLDMDKIIVARYRLGNKARKAMGPSMGTSTANYNSLFSNSRKGYDAEIDLLTGLRGQIESSRIYKPEADVPISDIQLHWDADRLLFSSLDKNRKWQIYEMNIDGSNLHQKITVDEPDLEFCDANYLPDGKVVATTNIGYNGVPCVHGDDVVANLVSFDPETRALRRLTFDQDGNWSPIVIPNGRIMYTRWEYTDLTHYFSRIVMHMNPDGTENKALYGSGSYFPNSTFDMKPLSKHSSRFIGIISGHHGTARSGRLVIFDPAKSRKEEKGMIQELPFKDRPIVPIIKDELVEGVWPQFMKPYPLSEKYFLVACKPAKDALWGIYLVDVFDNLTLIAEQEGEGLTAPIPLVKRETPPVIPSKIKPDSKEATVFIQDIYEGEGTQGVPRGTIKALRIFAYEYAYILAPSDHDAQGIQSGWDIKRILGTVPVEEDGSALFTIPANTPISIQPLDKDGAAIQWMRSWLTGMPGEIVSCVGCHEDQNSIPIPKRTIASAKQARRLETPEGGVRPFTFRLEVQPVLDRNCVSCHNGKNAEPDFRKDQMVTYKRGILTKINKQYDQSYLNLHPYVYRQGPESDIYVLKPAEFHASNSELIRILQAGHHGVEVPEEDMRTLYAWIDLNAPYYGAFTQIDLKPQSPKGQVERRMELAEKYSGVQVDWQKEIADYADWLKENKKADGITGATTGETVEIKKPTKPVRPVKVKGFPFDTQTATARQAAQGETTRRISITPDVHIDLVWIPAGSFVMGNNRTPSASPAFKANVKEGFWMSTTEITNEQFRALFPEHDSRYIGQTWKDHTTPGYAANRPKQPVVRVSWDEANAFCQKISEISGNTVSLPTETQWEWAARSGSADDFWFGSTESDFGAFENLADSTTVDLAVTGVDPKPMRANDPMRKFWDFLPKILNVNDHQLISCPVASYQPNPWGLYDMNGNVAEWTASDYIPYPLKEKANKKTAEKKVVRGGSWRERPKYSTSAVRKAYLPWQRPMNVGFRIIVEDM; encoded by the coding sequence ATGAAGCATAAAGTTTGTTTACTCTTCACGTTCCTCTCTCTTTCCGTATCCGGTATTTCCGCAACGAACGGACAAGATTCAATACGCCAAATTCAGCTAAGCGATCTGGAAGTGCAAATCCGATGGGTAAATCCTACTGCCATACGTGCCTATCTGGACGACACAAAAACAGCATTGGGAGGAAAAGCTCCCGCGCTTTACGAAAAACTATCCCGTCTGGAAACACTTCTGCCCGGCGTGCGGCAGGCCTTCTCCGATAAGGTTTCCAGCAACGCGACCGACGAAGTAATTGGCCAAGCTCAAGAAATACTTGCCTTGAAGCGTGAGATCATCCTGGCCAACCCGCTGCTGGACATGGACAAGATCATAGTGGCCCGTTACCGTTTGGGAAACAAGGCCCGTAAGGCGATGGGCCCGTCGATGGGAACTTCGACAGCCAACTACAACTCGCTATTTTCCAACTCGCGTAAAGGCTACGATGCCGAGATCGACTTGCTCACGGGCTTGCGCGGACAAATCGAAAGCAGCCGGATATACAAACCCGAAGCCGATGTTCCCATTTCGGACATACAGCTCCACTGGGATGCCGACCGCCTCCTCTTCTCCTCGCTCGACAAGAACCGGAAGTGGCAGATATACGAAATGAACATCGACGGAAGCAACCTTCACCAAAAGATCACCGTTGATGAGCCGGATCTGGAATTCTGCGACGCCAATTACCTGCCGGACGGGAAAGTGGTGGCGACGACCAACATCGGTTACAACGGCGTTCCTTGTGTGCATGGCGACGATGTGGTAGCCAACCTTGTCTCCTTTGACCCCGAGACGCGTGCCTTGCGCCGCCTCACCTTCGACCAGGACGGGAACTGGTCGCCTATCGTGATCCCGAACGGACGCATCATGTACACCCGTTGGGAATATACGGACCTGACACACTATTTCTCCCGTATCGTGATGCACATGAACCCCGACGGGACGGAAAACAAAGCGCTCTACGGCAGCGGCTCCTATTTCCCGAACAGTACGTTCGACATGAAACCGCTCTCCAAGCACAGCAGCCGCTTCATCGGCATCATCTCCGGCCATCACGGGACGGCACGTTCAGGGCGGCTCGTCATCTTCGATCCTGCCAAAAGCCGGAAAGAGGAAAAGGGGATGATACAGGAACTGCCGTTCAAAGACCGCCCGATCGTCCCGATCATCAAGGACGAATTGGTCGAAGGCGTCTGGCCTCAGTTCATGAAGCCGTACCCGCTCAGCGAAAAATATTTTTTAGTTGCCTGCAAACCGGCCAAGGATGCACTTTGGGGAATTTACCTGGTCGACGTTTTCGATAACCTGACACTCATTGCCGAGCAGGAAGGGGAAGGTCTGACCGCTCCCATCCCGCTGGTAAAACGCGAAACGCCTCCTGTCATTCCTTCGAAGATCAAGCCGGACAGCAAAGAGGCTACGGTCTTTATCCAGGATATCTACGAAGGAGAAGGTACGCAGGGCGTTCCCCGGGGCACGATCAAGGCTCTCCGTATCTTTGCTTATGAGTATGCCTATATCTTAGCTCCTTCCGATCACGATGCACAGGGAATACAGAGTGGATGGGATATCAAACGTATACTCGGAACAGTCCCGGTCGAGGAAGACGGTTCCGCGCTATTCACCATTCCCGCCAACACGCCGATTTCCATCCAGCCGTTGGATAAAGACGGGGCAGCCATCCAATGGATGCGCAGCTGGCTGACAGGGATGCCGGGCGAGATCGTCTCCTGCGTCGGTTGCCATGAAGATCAGAACAGCATACCCATTCCCAAACGCACGATTGCTTCGGCCAAGCAGGCACGCCGGCTGGAAACACCGGAAGGAGGTGTCCGCCCATTCACGTTCCGCCTGGAAGTGCAACCGGTACTGGATCGTAACTGCGTCTCTTGCCACAACGGGAAAAATGCCGAACCGGACTTCCGCAAGGATCAGATGGTCACATATAAGAGAGGTATCTTGACGAAAATCAACAAGCAGTACGACCAGAGCTATCTGAACCTGCACCCATACGTGTACCGCCAGGGACCGGAATCAGACATCTATGTCCTCAAGCCGGCCGAGTTTCACGCGAGCAACAGCGAACTGATCCGCATCCTGCAAGCCGGACACCACGGCGTAGAGGTTCCGGAAGAGGACATGCGGACGCTCTATGCCTGGATCGATCTCAACGCGCCTTATTATGGGGCTTTCACCCAAATAGACCTGAAGCCTCAATCTCCCAAAGGTCAGGTGGAACGCCGTATGGAGCTGGCCGAGAAATACAGCGGTGTACAGGTTGACTGGCAAAAAGAGATTGCCGACTACGCCGACTGGCTGAAAGAAAACAAAAAGGCAGACGGCATTACCGGAGCAACGACCGGCGAAACAGTCGAAATAAAGAAGCCGACCAAACCGGTCCGCCCGGTCAAGGTAAAGGGATTCCCGTTCGACACGCAGACAGCGACTGCCCGGCAAGCCGCCCAAGGCGAAACGACCCGCCGCATCTCCATCACTCCGGATGTGCATATCGACCTGGTATGGATTCCCGCCGGCAGCTTTGTGATGGGTAACAACCGGACTCCCTCCGCTTCGCCAGCATTCAAGGCAAACGTGAAGGAAGGCTTCTGGATGAGCACGACCGAAATCACGAACGAGCAGTTCCGCGCACTTTTCCCGGAACACGACAGCCGGTACATCGGACAGACTTGGAAAGATCATACTACCCCCGGCTATGCAGCCAACCGGCCAAAACAGCCTGTCGTGCGCGTCAGTTGGGACGAAGCGAATGCTTTCTGCCAAAAGATCAGCGAAATATCAGGCAATACAGTTTCTCTGCCTACCGAAACACAATGGGAATGGGCAGCACGCTCGGGAAGCGCAGATGATTTCTGGTTCGGATCGACGGAGAGCGACTTCGGTGCTTTCGAAAACTTGGCAGACAGTACGACTGTCGATCTGGCGGTAACAGGCGTAGATCCGAAACCGATGCGGGCAAACGATCCCATGCGCAAGTTCTGGGATTTCCTACCGAAAATCCTGAACGTAAACGACCACCAACTGATCAGTTGCCCTGTTGCCTCTTACCAGCCCAATCCCTGGGGATTGTACGACATGAACGGGAATGTGGCGGAATGGACAGCCTCCGATTACATTCCTTATCCTTTAAAAGAAAAGGCAAACAAAAAGACTGCCGAGAAGAAAGTTGTACGAGGCGGCTCCTGGCG
- a CDS encoding glycoside hydrolase family 88/105 protein, protein MKTTIKYICTGLSLCACTCLVNNLPAQAETTNTAAVSATETDWDRQSIMEVARRVADWQIKDYPENKYAKSEPRGWIAGALYMGMFDWAELSGDNTYYDWLRKIFNRQSWQVANRMYHADDVCIAQTYIDFYNKEKNENMLKPTIARADWVLNNPSNGSMDLDYSKGSTIERWTWCDALFMAPGVYTRLYTLTGNRKYMHFADSEFRATYNHLYDKDEDLFYRDSRYIGQKEANGKKIFWGRGNGWVIGGLAEILKTLPAEDTEFRPFYLELYKEMSERLAGLQGKDGYWHASLLDPDSYPSPETSATGFIVYGLAYGINQGYLPADKYLPVVKKGWEALTRAVETNGKLGWVQPVGADPKKVTRDMTELYGTGAFLMAASEIYKLADK, encoded by the coding sequence ATGAAAACTACAATCAAGTACATCTGTACAGGCCTCTCACTTTGCGCTTGTACCTGTTTAGTGAACAATCTGCCGGCACAGGCCGAAACGACAAATACAGCCGCTGTCAGTGCGACGGAAACGGACTGGGACCGGCAAAGCATCATGGAAGTTGCCCGGCGGGTGGCGGACTGGCAGATCAAAGATTATCCCGAAAACAAATATGCCAAGAGCGAACCGCGCGGATGGATCGCCGGAGCACTTTATATGGGGATGTTCGACTGGGCGGAACTAAGTGGAGACAATACATATTATGACTGGCTCCGGAAAATCTTCAACCGACAGAGCTGGCAGGTTGCCAACCGGATGTATCATGCCGATGACGTTTGCATCGCACAAACCTACATCGATTTCTATAATAAGGAAAAGAACGAGAATATGCTGAAACCGACCATCGCCCGCGCCGACTGGGTGTTGAACAATCCTTCCAACGGAAGCATGGATCTCGATTACAGCAAAGGCAGCACGATCGAACGCTGGACGTGGTGCGACGCCCTTTTCATGGCGCCCGGAGTCTACACGCGGCTCTACACGCTGACCGGCAACCGTAAATACATGCACTTCGCCGACAGTGAATTCCGTGCTACCTACAATCACCTGTATGATAAAGACGAAGACCTTTTCTATCGCGACAGCCGATACATCGGACAGAAAGAAGCCAACGGCAAGAAGATTTTCTGGGGACGTGGCAACGGTTGGGTAATCGGTGGGCTGGCGGAAATCCTGAAGACGCTGCCGGCGGAAGATACCGAATTCCGTCCTTTCTATCTCGAACTTTATAAAGAGATGTCCGAGCGCCTCGCCGGGTTGCAAGGGAAAGACGGTTATTGGCATGCCAGCCTGCTGGACCCGGACAGCTATCCTTCACCCGAAACAAGCGCGACCGGATTTATCGTTTACGGCTTGGCATACGGAATCAACCAGGGGTATCTGCCGGCAGACAAATACCTACCAGTCGTAAAAAAAGGATGGGAAGCACTGACCCGTGCAGTTGAAACGAACGGGAAATTAGGGTGGGTTCAGCCGGTAGGTGCCGATCCGAAAAAGGTGACACGCGACATGACCGAGCTCTATGGTACAGGTGCATTCCTGATGGCTGCATCGGAAATTTACAAATTAGCAGACAAATAA
- a CDS encoding RagB/SusD family nutrient uptake outer membrane protein, with translation MKNILATAAAAFLLVTSTGCSGFLDEELKSSLSPDNTYTSSYGFEVGVNGLYGWARSEFNTWGGATTSQGQACPYESFQVATDIVYTGHGDGSLVPFENLSYTPSTTFVTSYWNWGYGLIASANEILEYSEGNVNWDKPTDKAYYQAIARFFRAYAYRYLVYLYGDVPYVDKIEKDFRIDFTRTPKAEVLGKMIEDLQFAIANLPEDPDKVEVGQLTKWAAQHMLSEVYLMAGKYAEAEAAAKAVIDCGYFHLMTSRFGAEKDKAGDPFSDMFKEYNQNRTSGNMESIWVMQLEYNTTGGGGANEDWTKRAWVPKYYNEDGFVLADSLGGRGLAQIVPFKWWIDSNDFFASSDIRNSEYNIKRNWYYNDASSDKYGKKAEITEETWTKFTIYPAVTKFFYGKAEDLSYGGNNKDRMKFRLAETYLLLAEARLMQNNAQGAADAINVIRKRANAPEITAKDATIDFLLDERIRELVGEELRRFTLVRTGKLVERVKKYNPHSNTMDEHHTLWPIPQTIIDSNTGAEFPQNPGY, from the coding sequence ATGAAAAATATATTAGCAACTGCCGCTGCTGCATTTTTATTGGTGACATCAACCGGTTGTTCAGGTTTTCTGGATGAAGAGCTAAAAAGCTCGCTATCTCCAGACAATACATACACAAGCAGCTATGGTTTTGAAGTCGGAGTAAACGGGTTGTACGGTTGGGCCCGTTCCGAATTTAACACATGGGGAGGAGCAACAACAAGCCAGGGACAAGCTTGTCCGTACGAATCATTTCAGGTAGCAACAGACATTGTCTACACAGGGCATGGAGACGGTTCATTGGTTCCTTTCGAAAACTTGTCTTATACACCATCCACAACATTTGTCACTTCCTATTGGAACTGGGGATACGGTTTGATCGCCTCTGCCAATGAAATCCTCGAATATTCGGAAGGTAATGTAAATTGGGACAAACCGACCGATAAAGCCTACTATCAGGCTATCGCTCGCTTCTTCCGCGCTTATGCTTATCGGTATCTGGTATATTTGTACGGAGATGTTCCATATGTTGATAAAATTGAAAAAGACTTCCGGATAGACTTTACCCGCACACCGAAAGCGGAAGTTTTAGGCAAGATGATCGAAGACTTGCAGTTTGCAATCGCAAATCTTCCGGAAGATCCCGATAAGGTCGAAGTTGGACAGTTAACAAAATGGGCTGCCCAGCATATGCTTTCGGAAGTATACCTCATGGCAGGCAAGTATGCAGAAGCGGAAGCAGCAGCAAAAGCTGTAATCGATTGCGGTTACTTCCATCTGATGACTTCACGCTTCGGTGCGGAGAAAGACAAAGCCGGAGATCCGTTCTCCGATATGTTCAAAGAATATAACCAGAACCGTACTTCCGGTAATATGGAAAGCATCTGGGTTATGCAACTCGAATACAACACGACCGGAGGCGGCGGAGCAAACGAAGACTGGACAAAACGTGCTTGGGTTCCCAAATACTACAACGAAGACGGCTTTGTGTTGGCAGACTCTTTAGGCGGACGTGGTTTGGCACAGATCGTCCCATTCAAATGGTGGATCGACAGCAACGACTTCTTCGCTTCAAGCGATATTCGTAACTCGGAATATAACATCAAGAGAAACTGGTATTACAACGATGCTTCTTCTGATAAATATGGAAAGAAAGCCGAAATCACAGAAGAGACATGGACAAAATTCACCATATACCCGGCTGTCACGAAATTCTTCTACGGAAAAGCAGAGGATTTGAGCTATGGCGGTAACAATAAAGACCGTATGAAGTTCCGTCTTGCCGAAACATATCTGCTATTGGCTGAAGCACGCTTGATGCAAAACAATGCACAAGGAGCCGCAGACGCGATCAATGTAATACGCAAACGAGCCAATGCACCGGAAATTACAGCTAAAGATGCCACAATTGACTTCCTACTGGACGAACGTATCCGTGAATTGGTTGGTGAAGAGTTACGCCGATTTACGTTGGTTCGTACAGGCAAGCTGGTTGAACGCGTAAAGAAATACAACCCGCACAGCAACACTATGGATGAACATCACACCTTGTGGCCGATCCCGCAGACCATCATCGACTCTAACACAGGAGCCGAATTTCCACAGAATCCGGGATACTAA